From a region of the Salarias fasciatus chromosome 6, fSalaFa1.1, whole genome shotgun sequence genome:
- the pex6 gene encoding LOW QUALITY PROTEIN: peroxisome assembly factor 2 (The sequence of the model RefSeq protein was modified relative to this genomic sequence to represent the inferred CDS: deleted 1 base in 1 codon): MAAPGELSLLENFPSRINQMDVLMLQSHWTLIFKTPDEPPTLLFTPSRPGTTGILLRVHALTAEEATGCAADEPGEPGSAPRVRLFASRLFMRHRGAPGPGSVRAARPVELQRVVVGSRGGAEPPLSGLRQACGPGRWLLGRQGEPLLVGEPGQELQELLVLECSPVTQGRIGAGTSLVLTDWAWAGPPPPPPCRPLRLCVSDFAQDWDALCRGRSLLDGGGPGPRRRPDCRVEVRVADARRWSGRSAGPRGDAPDVDSCVFVSKQLLLRLGLFDREWVRLGGPAETRGGSRAQMDLGERPAAVRAVDLGPDLQAQDDVAFISSTLWFNLSGGELVPLRGCSLRIKRWRSGGAGRSDSECRRVCPPAAAELHIRPVVSLLYDQLSPPDRLLALHFRRPRLVSQGDVLSVPDPLEEDPRARTRCPVRFFRVDKVCPSAGGAGAAGAHLADSDHTSLYSGGSTSSAVPCCCPEGRCSWSFLSAVGLLRPLELLSSIICPHLQHSSSLSCCTVLLHGPPGSGKTAVVRAASCRLHLHLLKVECVSVCADTPAAAESRLRRVFERAAALQPCVLLLRNLPVLTRSRGGGEEDGRVRATLGLLLRGAPRSVVVVATARRPRDLSAGVASAFVHQMALESLSEEQRHAVLLGLSRELRLGRDVSLDRLSALSAGFVLGDLRALLVQAGRAACRRLVRTSGLQVQDRLCCGGVTVLNQDFLSALETLQQAQSKAVGAPKIPRVHWDDVGGLRHVRKEILDTVQLPLQHPELLALGLSRTGVLLYGPPGTGKTLLAKAVATECAMTFLSVKGPELINMYVGQSEENIREVFHRARSAAPCVVFFDELDSLAPSRGQSGDSGGVMDRVVSQLLAELDALHCSAGVFVIGATNRPDLLDQSLLRPGRLDKLVYVGVSRDRLSQLQVLQAILRKFQLDPAVDLQELVDRCPAEVTGADLYALCSDAMTAAIKRKTALIDQGLDCEDSPVLLTLQDFSSALESFRPSVSSQELLRYRSLQQRVEASAV, translated from the exons ATGGCGGCTCCGGGGGAGCTGAGTCTCCTGGAGAACTTCCCGTCCAGGATCAACCAGATGGACGTTTTAATGCTCCAGAGTCACTGGACCTTAATCTTTAAGACTCCCGACGAGCCCCCGACCCTCCTCTTCACCCCCTCCCGCCCCGGGACTACCGGCATTTTGCTGCGCGTCCACGCGCTCACGGCGGAGGAGGCGACGGGATGCGCGGCGGACGAGCCGGGCGAGCCGGGCTCCGCTCCCCGGGTCCGGCTCTTCGCCAGCCGCCTCTTCATGCGGCACCGCGGCGCCCCCGGCCCCGGCAGCGTCCGGGCCGCGAGGCcggtggagctgcagcgggtggtggtggggagCCGCGGCGGAGCGGAGCCGCCGCTCAGCGGGCTGCGGCAGGCCTGCGGCCCGGGACGGTGGCTGCTGGGCCGGCAGGGGGAGCCGCTGCTGGTCGGAGAGCCGGGACAG gagctgcaggagctgctggtgctggagTGCAGCCCGGTGACCCAGGGCCGGATCGGGGCCGGCACCTCGCTGGTCCTGACGGACTGGGCCTGGGCcggccccccgccgccccccccctgcCGGCCGCTCCGGCTGTGCGTGTCGGACTTCGCTCAGGACTGGGACGCTCTGTGCAGGGGACGCTCCCTCCTGGACGGCGGGGGTCCGGGCCCGCGGCGCCGCCCGgactgcagggtggaggtgcGGGTGGCGGACGCCCGGCGGTGGTCCGGGCGGTCCGCGGGCCCCCGGGGGGACGCCCCGGACGTGGACAGCTGCGTGTTCGTGAGCAagcagctgctcctcagacTGGGGCTGTTCGACCGGGAGTGGGTGAGGCTGGGGGGGCCGGCCGAGACCCGCGGGGGGTCCCGGGCCCAGATGGACCTCGGGGAGCGGCCGGCCGCCGTGCGGGCGGTGGATCTGGGTCCAGACCTGCAGGCTCAGGACGACGTGGCCTTCATATCCAGCACCCTGTGGTTCAACCTGAGC GGGGGGGAGCTGGTCCCCCTGAGGGGCTGCTCGCTGAGGATCAAG AGGTGGCGGTCTGGCGGCGCCGGCCGCTCGGACAGTGAGTGTCGCCGGGTTTGTCCTCCGGCTGCCGCGGAGCTCCACATCCGGCCGGTGGTCTCTCTGCTCTACGACCAGCTGAGCCCCCCCGACCGCCTGCTGGCCCTCCACTTCCGCCGGCCCAG GCTGGTCTCGCAGGGAGACGTCCTCTCCGTCCCCGACCCGCTGGAGGAAGATCCCCGGGCCCGGACCAG GTGCCCGGTCCGGTTCTTCAGGGTGGACAAGGTGTGTCCGTCGGCGGGAGGCGCGGGAGCGGCCGGAGCTCACCTGGCGGACTCGGACCACACGTCTCTGTACAGC GGCGGCTCCACCAGCAGTGCTGTCCCGTGCTGCTGTCCAGAGGGACGGTGTTCCTGGTCCTTCCTGTCCGCCGTGGGCCTGCTCAGACCGctggagctgctcagcagcaTCATCTGTCCTCACCTGCAGCACAG CAGCTCGCTGTCCTGCTGCACCGTCCTGCTCCACGGGCCGCCGGGCAGCGGCAAGACCGCCGTGGTGCGGGCGGccagctgcaggctccacctccacctgctgaag gtggagtgtgtgagtgtgtgtgcagacactCCAGCAGCCGCGGAGTCCAGGCTGCGGCGGGTGTTTGAGCGGGCCGCCGCCCTGCAGCCCTGCGTCCTGCTGCTGCGGAACCTGCCGGTCCTGACCCGGTCCAGAGGGGGCGGCGAGGAGGACGGCCGGGTGCGGGCCACCCTGGGCCTGCTGCTGCGCGGCGCCCCCCGCAG tgtggtCGTCGTGGCGACGGCGCGTCGACCCCGTGACCTGTCGGCGGGCGTGGCGTCGGCGTTCGTCCACCAGATGGCGCTGGAGAGCCTGAGCGAGGAGCAGCGGCACGCCGTCCTGCTGGGCCTGAGCCGAGAGCTGCGCCTGGGCCGAGACGTGAGCCTGGACAGACTGTCCGCTCTGAGCGCG GGGTTTGTTCTGGGGGATCTGAGAGCCCTGCTGGTCCAGGCCGGCAGAGCCGCCTGCAGGAGACTGGTCCGGACCAG TGGTCTTCAGGTGCAGGACCGCCTGTGCTGCGGCGGGGTCACCGTCCTGAACCAGGACTTCCTCTCAGCCCTGGAGACGCTCCAGCAGGCCCAGTCCAAGGCCGTCGGAGCCCCGAAG attcCCAGGGTGCACTGGGACGACGTCGGGGGTCTGCGTCACGTGAGGAAGGAGATCCTGGACACGGTCCAGCTGCCCCTGCAGCACCCCGAGCTCCTGGCTCTGGGTCTCAGCCGGACCGGGGTCCTGCTGTACGGACCGCCGGGGACGGGCAAGACCCTGCTGGCCAAAGCGGTGGCCACGGAGTGCGCCATGACCTTCCTCAG tgtgAAAGGCCCTGAACTCATCAACATGTATGTTGGTCAGAGTGAAGAAAACATCAGAGAAG TGTTCCACAGAGCGCGCTCAGCAGCACCCTGCGTGGTTTTCTTCGATGAGCTGGACTCTCTGgctcccagcagggggcagagcGGAGACTCTGGAGGAGTGATGGACAG AGTCGTCTCTCAGCTGCTCGCTGAACTCGACGCTCTACACTGCTCTGCCGGCGTCTTCGTGATCGGAGCCACAAACCGTCCAGACCTGCTGGACCAGTCCCTGCTGAGGCCCgggag GTTGGATAAGCTGGTCTACGTTGGCGTCAGCCGGGACCGGCTGTCCCAGCTGCAGGTCCTCCAGGCCATACTTCGAAA GTTCCAGCTGGACCCGGCGGTGGACCTGCAGGAGCTGGTGGACCGGTGTCCCGCCGAGGTGACGGGGGCCGATCTGTACGCTCTGTGTTCAGACGCCATGACCGCCGCCATCAAGAGGAAGACGGCCCTCATCGACCAGG GCCTGGACTGCGAGGactcccccgtcctcctcaccctccaggACTTCTCCTCCGCCCTGGAGAGCTTCCGGCCGTCCGTCTCCAGCCAGGAGCTGCTGCGATACCGGAGCCtccagcagagggtggaggCCTCGGCCGTCTGA
- the LOC115391070 gene encoding tau-tubulin kinase 1-like, translated as MINGSFKLGAARVLSGWQMQCLVPGLQDHANMNGTSEQADILPPNCMVKDRWKVVTAGRRVVPQVAQEDEGGDRGACVVSSARVGAPESPTGQGRSLRYRRVNSPESDRLSAAECRGDAYGQRSRMDILGSPSRHVYSSQPAQMLSVDPGCRGDGQVSGRQEASVASADQEAHSNAFIRSVPLAEEEDFDSKEWVIIDKEAELRDFLPTTSGTTDEEPEELRPLEEQEERRRLRGAGGDLVVRPKTHTRDSSRGMLTLTEEEASRRSGGSPAQSPCHSLPSGRPRRRESEPTGPHRPIEEDRHQPRPNQLRRLASYVFSSSTLETEQYPHGGGGFIQRSRSAESSPAHAASASASARRRHAGTLPTPGSPRSRHSVLNVSRTQLQQMLAKLMNKNSKKGIESVHSVPASSPVDPSGPSLPSPDYRTKAQSEEKELFHILPQLQAKRADFLSVMLTGTLPQRRGLAPPEEPVPEPPGPGDDDVTKSQSNSDASQKSTEHSQDAAPSTLMAEDHRGQREHASAADADPDLEDASKTLVLFSPGDTRKSPSGAEVALEAELATPTALASHADRLAVGDGVQPEVSDTGRLSPALRFDLRPSTPIAPASPPFTKVERTFIHIAETSHLNIMSSNGHSARDGEREVFVLDSAPAPAWEVKKQSPEEPGLQQGTAAVEDRPKEKGLLQGTAAVEDRPKEKGLLQGTAAVEDRPKEKGLQQGTAAVEDRPKEKGLQQGTAAVEDRPKEKGPLQGTAAVEDRPKEKGPLQGTAAVEDRPTTEDVSVAVPELVPDAPPQALSTEEAATLPMAQLEPQPVVKPRIRSRIPILMSEEDSGSEQSSSLSARARLQQRARQLDLARLLVQKQQGRWMRRRMLSGTSSSLSSGDDERRRASETLSTAGSEEDTHTSDEPKRCSRLKTTEESKEGRSKIPRPVTPVRRSPRGLTAAAAAAASSLCVPDMSSTKASFSRSNRVELSTPSPHWKGKPVPPRSSSSSSGAPAPCGSPRMPLRVLFGTRRSLSSTHCRTDSPSPQRAVPAAKSRQLLSVRAPTVPVLPPRTGGGGMRRSASQEATAPARTRPKAAGSARERAPPRERAGPAR; from the exons CAGCGGGACGCCGTGTCGTCCCCCAGGTGGCCCAGGAGGACGAGGGGGGGGACCGGGGGGCCTGCGTGGTGTCCTCGGCTCGTGTCGGAGCCCCCGAGTCGCCCACGGGTCAGGGACGCTCTCTCCGGTACCGGCGGGTCAACAGTCCGGAGTCGGACCGTCTGTCGGCGGCGGAGTGCAGAGGCGACGCCTACGGACAGAG GTCCAGAATGGACATTCTCGGCTCGCCGTCTCGACACGTCTACTCGTCCCAGCCGGCCCAGATGCTTTCGGTGGACCCCGGTTGCCGTGGCGACGGTCAGGTCAGCGGGCGGCAGGAGGCGTCGGTGGCGTCCGCGGACCAGGAAGCGCACAGTAACGCTTTTATCCGCTCTGTCCCGCTggccgaggaggaggacttCGACAGCAAAGAGTGGGTGATCATCGACAAAGAGGCGGAGCTCCGGGACTTCCTCCCAACCACATCGGGAACCACCGACGAGGAGCCCGaggagctccgccccctggaggagcaggaggagcgcaGGAGGCTCCGGGGTGCAG GGGGGGACTTGGTGGTCCGTCCTAAAACCCACACCCGGGACAGCAGCCGGGGGATGCTCAccctgacggaggaggaggcgtcCCGCAGGAGCGGCGGCAGCCCGGCGCAGTCGCCCTGCCACTCGCTGCCGTCGGGCCGTCCGCGGCGGAGGGAGTCGGAGCCCACCGGGCCCCACAGGCCG ATCGAGGAGGACCGCCACCAGCCGCGGCccaaccagctgaggaggctggCGTCCTACGTCTTCTCGTCCTCCACCCTGGAGACGGAGCAGTACCCGCACGGAGGCGGCGGCTTCATCCAGAGGAGCCGCTCGGCCGAGAGCAGCCCCGCCCACGCCGCCTCGGCCTCGGCCTCGGCCCGGCGGCGGCACGCCGGCACCCTGCCCACGCCCGGCAGCCCCCGCAGCAGACACTCTGTCCTCAACGTGTCCCGgacgcagctgcagcagatgttagCCAAGCTCATGAACAAGAACAGCA AGAAGGGGATTGAGAGTGTCCACAGTGTCCCT GCCTCGTCACCGGTGGACCCGAGTGGCCCGTCGCTCCCGTCTCCGGACTACCGGACGAAGGCTCAGAGCGAGGAGAAGGAGCTCTTCCACATCCTCCCTCAGCTGCAGGCCAAGAGAGCCGACTTCCTGAGCGTCATGCTGACCGGCACGCTGCCGCAGCGCCGGGGCCTGGCGCCGCCGGAGGAGCCGGTCCCGGAGCCTCCGGGGCCCGGAGACGACGACGTGACCAAGAGCCAGTCCAACAGCGACGCCAGTCAGAAGAGCACCGAGCACAGCCAGGACgccgccccctccaccctcaTGGCCGAAGACCACCGCGGCCAGAGGGAGCACGCCTCGGCCGCAGACGCCGACCCCGACCTGGAGGATGCGTCCAAGACTCTGGTCCTCTTCTCGCCCGGAGACACGCGCAAGTCTCCCTCCGGTGCCGAAGTGGCACTGGAAGCCGAGCTGGCCACGCCCACGGCCCTTGCCTCCCACGCCGACCGTCTGGCGGTGGGAGATGGCGTGCAGCCCGAAGTCTCGGACACTGGACGTCTGTCCCCGGCTCTCAGGTTTGACCTCCGGCCGTCCACGCCCATCGCTCCCGCCTCACCTCCCTTCACCAAAGTGGAACGCACCTTCATCCACATCGCAGAGACGTCACACCTGAACATCATGTCTTCCAACGGTCACTCTGCCAGAGACGGCGAGCGGGAAGTCTTCGTGCTGGACTCGGCTCCTGCTCCAGCTTGGGAGGTGAAGAAACAGTCTCCAGAGGAGCCGGGACTCCAGCAAGGTACCGCTGCAGTGGAGGACCGTCCCAAAGAGAAGGGACTCCTTCAAGGTACCGCTGCAGTGGAGGACCGTCCCAAAGAGAAGGGACTCCTTCAAGGTACCGCTGCAGTGGAGGACCGTCCCAAAGAGAAGGGACTCCAGCAAGGTACCGCTGCAGTGGAGGACCGTCCCAAAGAGAAGGGACTCCAGCAAGGTACCGCTGCAGTGGAGGACCGTCCCAAAGAGAAGGGACCTCTTCAAGGTACCGCTGCAGTGGAGGACCGTCCCAAAGAGAAGGGACCCCTTCAAGGTACCGCTGCAGTGGAGGACCGTCCCACAACAGAGGATGTTTCCGTGGCCGTCCCGGAGCTCGTCCCTGACGCTCCACCTCAGGCGCTATCCACTGAAGAAGCTGCCACGCTCCCGATGGCTCAACTTGAACCCCAACCTGTGGTCAAGCCCAGGATTCGGAGTCGAATTCCGATCCTGATGTCTGAGGAAGACTCTGGCTCGGAGCAGTCCTCGTCCCTGTCGGCTCGCGCCCGGCTGCAGCAGCGGGCTCGGCAGCTGGACCTGGCACGCCTGCTGGTCCAGAAGCAGCAGGGCCgctggatgaggaggaggatgctgtCGGGGACATCTTCATCATTGTCCTCCGGAGACGACGAGCGTCGCAGAGCTTCCGAGACTCTGTCCACCGCCGGCTCTGAGGAGGATACGCACACCTCTGACGAGCCCAAGAGATGCTCCCGTCTCAAAACCACTGAAGAATCCAAGGAGGGCAGGAGCAAGATCCCCCGACCCGTCACCCCGGTCAGGAGGTCTCCGAGGGGACtcaccgctgccgccgccgccgccgcctcttcCCTCTGCGTGCCGGACATGAGCAGCACCAAAGCATCCTTCAGCAG GAGCAACAGGGTGGAGCTGAGCACCCCCAGCCCCCACTGGAAGGGGAAGCCAGTCCCGCCCCGGTCGTCGTCCAGCTCGTCGGGCGCCCCCGCCCCCTGCGGCAGCCCCCGCATGCCCCTCCGGGTGCTGTTTGGAACCCGACGCAGCctcagctccacccactgcaggACCGACAGTCCCTCCCCTCAGAGAGCGGTCCCGGCGGCCAAATCCAGGCAGCTGCTGTCCGTGCGCGCCCCCACCGTCCCTGTGCTCCCGCCCaggaccggcggcggcggcatgcGGCGCAGCGCATCGCAGGAAGCCACGGCTCCGGCCAGGACTCGGCCCAAAGCCGCCGGCTCAGCCAGGGAGAGGGCGCCCCCCAGGGAGAGAGCAGGGCCCGCCAGATAA